In Flavobacterium praedii, the DNA window GAAACATCTCGGTTGTCATCAATGAAAGAGACGTTAAAAAAGCATTAAACACTTTACACGAAAACTTTTTTGAAGAGAACACCAAACAATTAAACTTGTTTGTAATGGGTGTTGGAAATGTAGGAGAGAAATTCATCGAGCAAATTAACCAGCAAAAGAAATTCCTAAAAGAAAATTTAAAAATAAACCTTAGAGTTATTGCAGTTTCTAATTCTAGAAAAATGTATTTTGACGAAGATGGCATTCCATTAAAAGAATGGCAATCGCTTCTTGAAAAAGGAGAAACTGCCAACAAAGAACAATTTATCACTAATGTAAAAGCACTCAATTTACGCAACAGTATTTTTGTGGATATTACTGCCAATGAAGAAGTATCTAAAACTTACGAGCAGTATCTAAAACAAAATGTAGCCGTGGTAACTTGCAACAAAATTGCCTGTTCATCTGCGTATGACAATTACAAAAACTTAAAAAGTTTATCCCGTCAATTCAATGCACCATTCTTGTTTGAAACCAATGTTGGAGCTGGATTACCTATTATTGATACCGTAAAAAACCTGATTGCATCTGGAGATAAAGTACATAAAATTCAAGCCGTTTTGTCAGGTAGTTTGAACTTTATTTTCAATAATTTTGATAAAAATAATACTTTTCATGACGTAGTCAAAGAAGCTGGAGTTCAAGGGTTTACAGAGCCAGACCCAAAAATAGATTTAAGCGGAATTGACGTAGCCAGAAAGATCCTTATTTTGATTCGTGAAAGCGGTTACCAAATGGAAATTGACGCTATCGAAAATAAATCATTTCTTCCGGCAGCATGTATGGAAACTACCAATAACGATGCTTTTTTTGCTTCCTTAAAAGAGCATGCTAAACACTTTGAATCCATTTTGGCTGAAGCCAAACAAAAAGACAGCCGATTAAAATTTGTAGCTCAATTTGAAAATGGAAAAGCAAGCGTTGGTTTGCAATTCATTCCAAAAGACCATCCGTTTTACAACTTGGAAGGAAAAGACAATATTGTTTTATTCTACACCGATCGTTATGTAGATCAACCGTTATTGATAAAAGGTGCAGGTGCTGGAGCTGCTGTTACCGCTTCGGGAATTTTTGCTGATGTGATTAGAATAGGAAATAACTAGTGTTCAGTGATCAGTTAATTAGTAATCAGTTAAAAACTGACTAGAAAAACTTTATGTCTTTGTGCCTTTGTGGCAAAAACTAAAAAAAATGAAAGAAATAAAAATATTTTGCCCAGCCACTATTGCGAATCTTTCGTGCGGTTTTGATGTACTCGGACTTTGCTTAACCACTGCGGGCGATGAAATGATCGTTCGCAAATCAGATGTAAAAGGAGTGCGTATTACAAAAATATTGGGAGCCGATTTACCAATGGAAACCGAAAACAACGTTGCTGGAGTTGCTGCTTTGGCGATGCTGGAAGAAGTGGAAACCGAATTCGGATTTGAAATTGAGATCTACAAACACATCAAAGCAGGAAGCGGAATCGGAAGCAGTGCTGCCAGTTCAGCGGGTGCGGTTTTTGGAATCAATGAATTGTTGGGACGCCCTTTTACTAGAAAAGAATTGGTAAAATTTGCGATGCAAGGTGAGAAATTGGCCAGCGGTAATGCTCATGCAGACAACGTTGCCCCTGCCCTTTTGGGAGGTTTCACTTTGGTAAGATGTTCAAATCCTTTGGATATCATCAAAATTGAAAGTCCATCTGATTTGTATGCTACAGTGGTACATCCTCAAATTGAATTAAAAACATCAGATGCACGTTCGGTACTGAAACAAACTGTATCCTTAAAAAGTGCCATTACCCAATGGGGAAATGTGGGCGGATTAGTAGCAGGATTGTACACTCAAGATTATGAATTAATCGGACGTTCATTACACGACGAAATCATAGAACCCGTTCGCAGTATGCTGATTCCTGGATTTGATTTAATCAAACAAACGGCTTATGAAAACGGAGCTTTGGGTTCTGGAATCTCTGGTTCTGGGCCTTCTATTTTTGCTTTAAGCAAAGGAAAGGAAAACGCCGACAAAATTGCCAAAGCCATGAGTGCCGTTTACGATCAAATGAATTTACCTTATGAAATTCACGTTTCCAAAGTGAATGACGAAGGGATGAAAATTATTTAAGAAGTATTTAGTCCTTAGTGATTAGTAATTAGTACTAAGAACTAAAGACTATTCACTAATTACTATTCACTAATCACTAAGAAGAATGAAATATTACAGTTTAAACCATAATGCACCAAACGTTTCTTTTCAGGAAGCAGTAATACAAGGATTAGCAACAGACAAAGGGTTGTATTTTCCAGAAACTATTACGCCTTTGACTCCAAGCTTTTTTGAGACTATCGAAAGTTTATCCCATGAAGAAATCGCTTTTGAAGCCATCAAACAATTTGTGGGAGACGAAATACCTTCCGAAACGTTAAAACAAATCATATCCGAAACATTATGTTTTGATTTTCCTTTGGTCGAAGTTGAAAACGGAATTTATTCGCTTGAATTATTTCATGGTCCTACTATGGCATTCAAAGATGTAGGAGCGCGTTTTATGTCACGTTGCCTTGCCTATTTTAACAAAGACAATACCGAAAGTAAAAATACAGTTCTTGTAGCGACTTCTGGAGATACAGGAGGTGCCGTAGCCAGTGGTTTCCTTGGTGTAAAAGGTGTTGATGTCGTTATCCTTTATCCTTCGGGAAAAGTAAGTGACATTCAGGAAAAGCAATTGACTACTTTGGGTCAGAATATAAAAGCCCTTGAAGTAGATGGTGTTTTTGATGATTGCCAAGACATGGTCAAAAAAGCGTTTTTGGACGAAAGCCTAAATCATATTCAATTGACTTCTGCCAATTCGATTAATATTGCGCGCTGGTTACCGCAAATGTTTTACTTTTTCTTTGCTTACAAAGCATTAAAAGCACAAAACAAACCGCTAGTTTTCTCTTGTCCAAGCGGAAACTTCGGAAATATTTGCGCGGGTATTATTGCTAAGAAAATGGGATTGCCTATTGAACATTTTGTAGCATCTACCAATGTAAACGACACAGTTCCTAGATTCCTTGCCAACGGAATTTACGACCCAAAACCATCTATCGCAACGATTTCGAATGCTATGGATGTAGGAAATCCAAGTAACTTCATTCGAATTCAAGAAATGTATCAAAATGATTTGGAGCAGTTCAAAAAAGATTTTACGTCATACACTTTTACCGATGCTGAAACTTTAGTAGCATTAAAAGCCATTTATAACGAAAGAGGTTATATCGCCGAACCGCACGGAGCTGTTGGCTATTTGGGATTGAAAAAAGAATTGCTGAACATACCAGATGCTATTGGTATTTTCTTAGAAACGGCACATCCTATTAAATTCTTAGATGTTGTAGAACCTGCTTTAGGCGTAACTTTGCCCCTGCCAACTCAAATTGAAAGCGTCATGCACAAAGAAAAAGTGAGTGTAAAAATCTCAACTTATGATGAATTAAAGGCTTTTTTAGGTTAATAAAAAACATTATTTTCAAACGAAACATTGACCGAAAGGTTGATGTTTTTTTTTATTTTTTATTTTAACAAGGCTTATAATTCGCTAAAGTGAACTTTAGGTCCTGCTAAAAAAATATTGTTACTTCTATTGTGAATAAAGTAGAAATACTATTTCTAAATTAACTATTAAATTAGGGGAACTAAAGCATTCTAGATTTTCAATCAATAAAAACAACCTCATTCTTGTTTTCTAGTTTGCAACGAAACAACCGATACACCATATCCCGCCCATATACCTAAACCTCCAATGATATTAGACTTTAAACTTGTATTGGCGGGGAAAATTGGATTTAAACCATTAACGATTTCATTTTGATAATCATTCCAAAAATCAAAAGCTGCCTTATCCATTGTTCTTAATTTTACAAATACAAAGTCGCCATCAGAAAAATAAGGCTTAAACTGATTACTTGTTATTAATAATACTCCTCTATTAATTTGAAAATTAACATCCGAAGATGAAAAATTGTCATCATTTAAATTACCATAGAAAGCGGGAACATAAACAGGTTCTTTTCCATCGACTTTCGTCAAAATCTGATAATGATTTTTTTCATTAACTGGGTCATCAAATTTAACAAAAACATAACCCGTTGAATCTAAGGGATTATTTTTAACATAATTTAATTCTCGAATAGGAACAGACTTTGGAATTGTAGTAGTCGATTTTAAAACACTTCCAACATATTCGACTTTTATGCTATAGGTATTTCCTGATTTTCCAACAATAGTTTTTCCAGTGTAAATCAAAGGTGGAATCCAATTTTTATCAAATTGCGGAATCAATACTTCTGAGTTGGTTCCATCCGAAACGGTAACTTTTGCAAAGAGAAATAGATGTTTCAGAATCGACAAAGTATCAACCGTTGATCCGATAGGTACACTTGTGGATAAAACAACATGAGAAACGTCTCCTTCTTCTATATATCCCTGTAATACTATTTTTGAAACCACTTCTACCTCTTCCTTATAATCCACCGTAGTACATCCCAAAAGAAACACCAAAATCAGTACTGAATAGTTTGTTTTCATCTTTCTAAAATTTAAATTTCCAATTCAATGTAGGTAATATGCCATATATATTTTTTTCTTCTTGATTAACAGAAACTGAACGCCCTTCGTTATCTATATTCAAATTAAAATGGATATAAATAGGATTTGAAATATTTAATGCATTGTATATAGAGATACTCAATGCGCTTTCTTTTTTTGGTTTTTTTACAAACCAATAAATCACAGATATATCGGTACGAAAATAGTTGGGCATCAATGCATTATTATAGTTTCCATATTCTTTAATTGGATTATTATTTATAAAATACCAAGTTGTCGGCATGGTAAACCGATTTCCCGAACTAAAAACCTGGGTTATTCCAGCAGACCATTTAGAATTAAAATCATAGGTACCAACCAGAGCAAGATTATGTCGCCTATCATATTTAGAATAAAAAGGACTCCCATTATTGATTTCATCAAATTGGCGTATAGACCAACTGTTTGTGTAGCTCAACCATCCTTTTAGTTTTCCTCTTTCTTTCTTAAACATAAATTCGAATCCATAAGCCTCCCCATTCCCCACAAGCAAATCGTTTTCTAAGGTTGAAATTTCGTTAAACTGGGTTACTCCATAAGGATATTCGAGTAGATTATGCATCGATCTGTAATATCCATCAAGAGAAACATTATATTCGCTAGATAGAATTCGACTGTAGCCTCCCGAAAAAGAATTCGCCGATTGCCATGGAATCCCATTGCCACTAGCAACCCAAAAATCGGTTGGAAAACCAATGCTAGAAGTGGTTACCAAATTCAAATATTGATTTTGCCTAGTATAAGACACAAAAAAAGCATCTTTAGTTGTCGGACTATAGCTCACCCGAATACGAGGTTCCAATTGAAAATTATGATCTGAAGTTCTTGTTGCGCCTGCATAATAGTAATTGAATCTCAAGCCTACTTCGGCACTAACTGTCTCCAGTAATTTTGGTTTGGCAATAGCAAATACAGCGTAATAACTAGAATGTGTTGTAATTGATTTTCCAGTGGTCGCTATCGATTTTATATTTTCAATTTCAATGTTTTGCGGTTGTAATTCATAATAAGCACATTGAAATCCACTTTCAAAAGGTATTTTGCCAAGGGTATAATTTATTGTATTAGTAAACCCAAATTCTTTTACATAGGAAGAAATACCCAACTGAACATTCTCTTGTCTCATTAGTAAGTCATTTTCATATCTAGAAAAATAAACCGAATTAACCATTTTTACTTTTCCCGAAAATGTTGATTCCCAAGAGGGTGTTAAAACAAAATTACTCCATTTTAATTTTGCATCGAGACCCATATTTGAATCCACTATTTTCAATACGTCTCCACTTATGAAAGCATCAAAAACAAATTTTTGTGTTCTCGAAATCTCTGAAATAAAGATAAAATTACCATCTGAAAAACCATAATTAAAATCCTTTTCATTGTTTTTACTCTTTTTATTTGAAGAAAAAAGAGGCCCAATTATTTCATCAATATAGGTTTTTCGACCCGAAATAAACATACCTGTTTTCGTACCGATCGGGACTGCCATAGTAAGCTGAGATGCCAACATACCTGCATTTCCTTCTAACGAAATTTTGTTGGGAATCTCCCGATAAGGAGTTACATAAACAGTCGAGCTTAACCTACCACCAAATCCAGCGTATGTACTCGATTTATCAAATTGAATTTCTTGAATTGGATCGGCATTATAGAACGGGAAAACACCTAATAAATGAGCCATTCCATATACAGGAGCATTAGCATAAAGCATTAAATTGTGTCCTGGATCTCCTCCTCGAACATACAAATACCCATTAGCATCACCAGAATTTTGAACTCCTGGAGTTAACTGCAACAATTTAATAACATCAACTGTTCCTGTCAAATTAGGAACCAAACTCAACTTATGAGGGTCAAAAGATAATTTTCCGCCACTTACAGTTTTTATTTGTTTTTTAGCAAGAGTTGAAATAACAACAGTCTCTAAAACGGTGTTTTCTAATTCTAACACAAACGAAAGGGATGTGTCCTTTTGAATAGACAATTCCTGTTTTAAGCTATTATATCCGACACAAGATACATCAATATGGCAAACTCCTTTTGGTATTTTCAACAGAAAAAAACCTATAGAATCTGTTACGGTGTTAAAAATCTGTTGTTGCAATGCGATCTTAACCGATACTCCTTTGATTTCTTGCATAGTACTTGAGTATACGACACCGTTGAGTATCACTTTATTTTGGCCAAAAAAAGTGTTACCCACTAGTAATAGTATAAGTACAATTTGCTTCAATGGTTAGTTATTTTGAACCTTTAATTTACGATTTAAATATGTTAACATTTAAATAAAAACTTTTATTTAAATGTTAATTTTAAAAGAAATATTTAACAGATTTAACATTTATAAAAAACAATCCTCATTCTAAACAACAATCGAAACACATCTGAATATATTGGTTTTCAGTGTGGTAATCGATATTGTGAAATTTGTTGAATGAAATTAAGAAAGTTACTTCTCTATAGACTTAATTAACACACTGAGTAAAAATCAAATCTTAACAATGAAAAATATAACGTTGCTTTTTTTGTTCTTAAAAGTATTATTGTAAAAGAAAACTTTTTTGTAGTCTTTTTTAAGACATTCCATCTTATATGGGTTTATCTTAAAATTTGTAAAGTAGGGATACTAACTTTAGGCTTTACTTTGCCATTGCCAACACAAATAGAAAGCGTGATGAACAAAGAAAAAGTGAGTGTGAAAATCTCAACTTATGATGAATTAAAGGCTTTTTTGAATTCTAAGTAGTTTTTTCTAAAAAAAAATAAACCATATAAGTCCTATAAGATTTTTTAAAGAATTACAATCTAACCCAATAGTCTTGATTTAATGCCATTTAAGTTTTGCCAGTGATTTGTAAAATTTAAATGGTTTTTTTATACCAAAAAATATCTCTTCCCTGCTAGCGAGAGCATCACGCTCGTGAACGCCACGAAAAGCCAATAGGAAATCTAACGAGTGTGACGCTCGCGCTAGCATTTGAGAAAAAGTTTATTTCAACAAACCAGATAAATTTAATCCAGAAAACAGTAATTTTAACTTTCTTTATAATAAAAAAAAAAAAAAACATGCCAAATAAAATTACACTTCATAGAGTTTTTTCGGCACCTCCAGAAAAAGTGTACAAAGCATTCTCAGACGCAGATGCAATGGTGTCTTGGATTCCTCCTTATGGTTTTACCTGCAAAGTACATAGCATGGATTTCCAAATAGGCGGAAAATATAAAATGTCGTTTACCAATTTTACTACGGGTAGCAGTCATTCTTTTGGTGGCGAATATTTAGAAATTGTGCCAAATGAACGATTAAAATACACCGACGAGTTTGACGCCCCAAACTTACCGGGACAAATGATTACCACAATCGAACTGCGAAAAGTACTATGTGGTACAGAACTTATTGCCACACAGGAAGGAATACCTGATGCAATACCCACTGAAATGTGCTATTTGGGCTGGCAAGAATCCTTAGATAAATTAAAACGTTTGGTAGAACCTAATATCCCCGATGCTTAACGCAGTACAACCATATATAATTCATTTGTCATTTCAACGAAGGAAAAATAACATTACATGAGCAACTAATGAGATTTCTCCTTCGTCGAAATGACAAAACAAGCAATAAATATTCTTATTAAAAAACTAAAAAAAAGTGGCTAAACAAATTTTTATCAATTTAGCAGTAACTGACTTGCAAAAATCTATGGCTTTTTATACTGCATTAGGCTTTACAATTAATCCTCAATTTTCGGATGACAGTGGAAAGTGCATGGTTTGGTGCGAAAATATTTTTGTAATGCTCTTGACACACGAAAAGTTTTCAAACTTTACAACCAAACCAATTGCAGACACAAAATCAAAGGTAGCAGGACTTTTTTCATTATCGACTGAAAGTGTTGATGAAGTGAACAGCATTGTGTCAAATGGATTAAAGGCTGGCGGAATAGAACCTAGCGAAATGAAAGATTATGGTTTTATGCAACAGCGGACTATCGAAGATTTTGATGGGCACACTTGGGAAATTTTCTATATGGATGTTTCAAAATTTCCAACAGCATAATAAAATAAGTCAATAGCTAACCCTAATTGAAAACTACAAAATAACAAACCGTTATCTTGTAGTTTTTTTACATCAACTTTTCACCACTAAATTTCTCCTTCAACGTAAAGCTCGCGTAAGGGATTACCTCATATTGTATTTATTTTCATTGGAGTTCAATGAATTTCATTTGCGGAGGTATCTCCCGATTTATAAAAACAAGACTTTTTAGCCGTAGTTTTTCTAAATCGGGAATAAAACCAAAAGCCCGACCCCAAAGTAGCAGGAAGCCGAATCATTTACGAAATCTTCTGCTTTGGGGTTACGCCCAAATTATAAAAATGGTAGGAGTTACAAAACCAATTCTTCAAACAAGCGTTGAATGGTTTTATCCAAATCTGTGCAGAAACCCGAATGCGGTCTGGAAGTTTGTATTGCCGAGCTTCGGATAGCAGTGAGCCAACGAAAACGAGACGGAATATCGAACTCGCCAATAGGACCGCCGGCTTTACCTCCGTGAGCAATTTTTTGAAAGGAAGCCAAATTCAATTCGAGTTGCTCCAAATCAAAATCTTCTGAAAATAGCAGCAACTTAGCTTCATTAACCGAATAGAGCATTTTTATAAATTTGGCGCTTTTGCAAAACAGAATTACGCCTACATTTAGGAATTCTTCGCGATCTACCTTAGGCACAACACGAATAACGGCATATTCATATAAGTTTTTCTCTTGCATTTTGGGCTTCATTTATAAAAATTTCGGAATGATTTAATCTTGTCCACAAAAACTGAAAGTAAATGGATCTGATTTCGTCTGGAGTTTGCTCGTTGTCCTCCCAATAGAGCCAATCTTCTGGTATATAATTAACAATATCTTGCAATATTTCTTTGGTAAGTAACTTCCTGAAAGCAAAATCGGTTGCTACCAATTCACTGGCTTGAGGCAACAACACATGGTCTTTTATCAGGGCAAAAGGGCTTTTGGCGTGCGTTTCCCATGTATTCCAAGAATGGTGAAAATAGAGTGAAGCACCATGATCAATGAGCCATAACTCTTTGTGCCAAATAAGCATATTGGTATTTCGGAACGTGCGATCGACATTGGTAATAAAAGCATCCAACCAAACAATTTGCGATGCCAACTCAGCAGATAATTTGGTCACTACGGGATCAAAAGTAATGGCGCCAGACAAAAAGTGCAACGCTAGATTTAGTCCCTGACTTCCTTGCAATAAATCCTGAATTTCCTCATCGCCTTCGGTACGGCCAAAAGCTTCGTCGAGATTGGCAAATACCAATTCGGGCATTTTTAGATTGAGAACTCGAGCAATTTCACCGCCTATCAGTTCAGCAATCAAGGCTTTTACACCATGTCCCGCACCTCTAAATTTCAACACATATTTAAAATCATCATCCGCTTCGGCAAGTGCGGGCAACGAACCACCTTCCCGCAGCGGCGAAATGTAGCGCGTAACATTTACGGTTCTTAATTCAAGTGGTTTTTTCATGGTACAATTTTACGAACTACAAACTTACAAATAACTATTCTTTTTGAAGATGATAAGTTACTAAGAAACTAAGATGCTAAGGTTTAAGTAGGCAGTTTAAACCCGTTAAAAGTATATCAACAATTAACTATGCTAACATTTAAATAATAAACTAAAAAATGAGACATTATTAAAGTTGTTTAGAATCTCTAACCTTTGTCAAAGTTTAAAACTTTGACAAAGGTGGTAGACGAAATTATATGAATATAGATTTTTTGACTTACTGTTAAAATTTACCAAAACCAAACATTTTAAACAATCTTAAACGTCCAAACTCAAATAGGCTTTCCCAATATGTTCAATAATAGACGTAGCGATAAAAGATTGATAACCCGTTTCGGGCAAAGCGATATCTGCCGTTAAACCGTGTAGGTAAACACCCAATAGTGCAGCATCAACAGGTTTGTAGGATTGTGCTAGCAAACTTGTAATCATAC includes these proteins:
- a CDS encoding DUF4249 domain-containing protein, translated to MKTNYSVLILVFLLGCTTVDYKEEVEVVSKIVLQGYIEEGDVSHVVLSTSVPIGSTVDTLSILKHLFLFAKVTVSDGTNSEVLIPQFDKNWIPPLIYTGKTIVGKSGNTYSIKVEYVGSVLKSTTTIPKSVPIRELNYVKNNPLDSTGYVFVKFDDPVNEKNHYQILTKVDGKEPVYVPAFYGNLNDDNFSSSDVNFQINRGVLLITSNQFKPYFSDGDFVFVKLRTMDKAAFDFWNDYQNEIVNGLNPIFPANTSLKSNIIGGLGIWAGYGVSVVSLQTRKQE
- the thrC gene encoding threonine synthase → MKYYSLNHNAPNVSFQEAVIQGLATDKGLYFPETITPLTPSFFETIESLSHEEIAFEAIKQFVGDEIPSETLKQIISETLCFDFPLVEVENGIYSLELFHGPTMAFKDVGARFMSRCLAYFNKDNTESKNTVLVATSGDTGGAVASGFLGVKGVDVVILYPSGKVSDIQEKQLTTLGQNIKALEVDGVFDDCQDMVKKAFLDESLNHIQLTSANSINIARWLPQMFYFFFAYKALKAQNKPLVFSCPSGNFGNICAGIIAKKMGLPIEHFVASTNVNDTVPRFLANGIYDPKPSIATISNAMDVGNPSNFIRIQEMYQNDLEQFKKDFTSYTFTDAETLVALKAIYNERGYIAEPHGAVGYLGLKKELLNIPDAIGIFLETAHPIKFLDVVEPALGVTLPLPTQIESVMHKEKVSVKISTYDELKAFLG
- a CDS encoding DUF3037 domain-containing protein is translated as MQEKNLYEYAVIRVVPKVDREEFLNVGVILFCKSAKFIKMLYSVNEAKLLLFSEDFDLEQLELNLASFQKIAHGGKAGGPIGEFDIPSRFRWLTAIRSSAIQTSRPHSGFCTDLDKTIQRLFEELVL
- a CDS encoding VOC family protein, whose amino-acid sequence is MAKQIFINLAVTDLQKSMAFYTALGFTINPQFSDDSGKCMVWCENIFVMLLTHEKFSNFTTKPIADTKSKVAGLFSLSTESVDEVNSIVSNGLKAGGIEPSEMKDYGFMQQRTIEDFDGHTWEIFYMDVSKFPTA
- a CDS encoding homoserine kinase; the protein is MKEIKIFCPATIANLSCGFDVLGLCLTTAGDEMIVRKSDVKGVRITKILGADLPMETENNVAGVAALAMLEEVETEFGFEIEIYKHIKAGSGIGSSAASSAGAVFGINELLGRPFTRKELVKFAMQGEKLASGNAHADNVAPALLGGFTLVRCSNPLDIIKIESPSDLYATVVHPQIELKTSDARSVLKQTVSLKSAITQWGNVGGLVAGLYTQDYELIGRSLHDEIIEPVRSMLIPGFDLIKQTAYENGALGSGISGSGPSIFALSKGKENADKIAKAMSAVYDQMNLPYEIHVSKVNDEGMKII
- a CDS encoding HipA family kinase: MKKPLELRTVNVTRYISPLREGGSLPALAEADDDFKYVLKFRGAGHGVKALIAELIGGEIARVLNLKMPELVFANLDEAFGRTEGDEEIQDLLQGSQGLNLALHFLSGAITFDPVVTKLSAELASQIVWLDAFITNVDRTFRNTNMLIWHKELWLIDHGASLYFHHSWNTWETHAKSPFALIKDHVLLPQASELVATDFAFRKLLTKEILQDIVNYIPEDWLYWEDNEQTPDEIRSIYFQFLWTRLNHSEIFINEAQNAREKLI
- a CDS encoding TonB-dependent receptor, which encodes MGNTFFGQNKVILNGVVYSSTMQEIKGVSVKIALQQQIFNTVTDSIGFFLLKIPKGVCHIDVSCVGYNSLKQELSIQKDTSLSFVLELENTVLETVVISTLAKKQIKTVSGGKLSFDPHKLSLVPNLTGTVDVIKLLQLTPGVQNSGDANGYLYVRGGDPGHNLMLYANAPVYGMAHLLGVFPFYNADPIQEIQFDKSSTYAGFGGRLSSTVYVTPYREIPNKISLEGNAGMLASQLTMAVPIGTKTGMFISGRKTYIDEIIGPLFSSNKKSKNNEKDFNYGFSDGNFIFISEISRTQKFVFDAFISGDVLKIVDSNMGLDAKLKWSNFVLTPSWESTFSGKVKMVNSVYFSRYENDLLMRQENVQLGISSYVKEFGFTNTINYTLGKIPFESGFQCAYYELQPQNIEIENIKSIATTGKSITTHSSYYAVFAIAKPKLLETVSAEVGLRFNYYYAGATRTSDHNFQLEPRIRVSYSPTTKDAFFVSYTRQNQYLNLVTTSSIGFPTDFWVASGNGIPWQSANSFSGGYSRILSSEYNVSLDGYYRSMHNLLEYPYGVTQFNEISTLENDLLVGNGEAYGFEFMFKKERGKLKGWLSYTNSWSIRQFDEINNGSPFYSKYDRRHNLALVGTYDFNSKWSAGITQVFSSGNRFTMPTTWYFINNNPIKEYGNYNNALMPNYFRTDISVIYWFVKKPKKESALSISIYNALNISNPIYIHFNLNIDNEGRSVSVNQEEKNIYGILPTLNWKFKF
- a CDS encoding SRPBCC family protein, with amino-acid sequence MPNKITLHRVFSAPPEKVYKAFSDADAMVSWIPPYGFTCKVHSMDFQIGGKYKMSFTNFTTGSSHSFGGEYLEIVPNERLKYTDEFDAPNLPGQMITTIELRKVLCGTELIATQEGIPDAIPTEMCYLGWQESLDKLKRLVEPNIPDA